A window of Microcoleus sp. FACHB-831 contains these coding sequences:
- a CDS encoding MgPME-cyclase complex family protein, whose product MKTYYYILASQRFLLEEEPLEEVLKERRRNYHEQEKEIDFWLVKQPAFLEAPEMAEIKAKCPQPAAAVISTNSQFITFLKLRVEFATTGEFQAPSPTIPDAIASLAMSQS is encoded by the coding sequence ATGAAAACTTACTACTACATTTTGGCTAGTCAACGCTTTTTGCTTGAAGAAGAACCCTTGGAAGAAGTGCTGAAAGAACGCAGGCGCAACTATCACGAACAAGAAAAAGAAATTGATTTTTGGTTAGTAAAGCAACCAGCTTTTCTGGAGGCACCGGAAATGGCAGAAATTAAGGCTAAATGTCCCCAACCTGCTGCTGCTGTAATTTCCACAAATTCTCAATTCATTACCTTTTTAAAACTGCGGGTGGAGTTCGCTACGACGGGAGAATTTCAGGCTCCGTCCCCGACCATTCCCGATGCGATCGCATCCTTAGCTATGTCTCAGAGCTAG
- a CDS encoding pyridoxine 5'-phosphate synthase: MATLGVNIDHIATIRQARRTVEPDPVAAAVLAELAGADGITVHLREDRRHIQDRDVRLLRQTVRTHLNLEMAATDEMVAIALDIKPDYVTLVPEKREEVTTEGGLDVAGQVDKMTSVVTKLQDAGIPVSLFIDADADQIRTAAIIKAKFIELHTGRYAEATDETSRHKELTYLAKGCEQAIAAGIRVNAGHGLTYWNVYPVASLPGMEELNIGHTIISRAALVGIERAVREMKQAMRGEL; the protein is encoded by the coding sequence TTGGCTACACTCGGCGTCAACATTGACCACATCGCCACCATCCGCCAAGCGCGTCGCACCGTCGAACCAGATCCCGTCGCGGCGGCGGTGTTGGCAGAACTCGCTGGTGCTGATGGCATTACCGTGCATTTGCGCGAAGACAGGCGGCACATTCAAGATAGGGATGTGCGATTATTGCGGCAGACGGTGCGGACTCATCTCAATCTGGAGATGGCGGCTACTGATGAAATGGTAGCGATCGCTTTAGACATCAAACCCGATTACGTCACTCTCGTCCCAGAAAAACGAGAAGAAGTAACAACCGAAGGCGGTTTAGATGTTGCGGGTCAAGTCGATAAAATGACATCTGTTGTCACCAAATTGCAAGACGCTGGCATCCCAGTCAGCTTATTTATCGATGCTGATGCAGACCAGATTAGAACTGCTGCTATTATCAAGGCAAAGTTTATTGAACTGCATACGGGTCGCTATGCCGAAGCAACTGATGAAACCAGTCGCCACAAAGAATTAACCTATTTAGCCAAAGGTTGCGAACAAGCGATCGCTGCTGGCATTCGCGTCAACGCAGGTCACGGCCTCACTTACTGGAACGTCTACCCCGTTGCTTCCCTACCAGGTATGGAAGAATTAAACATTGGCCATACTATCATCAGTCGGGCGGCTCTTGTAGGTATCGAAAGAGCAGTTCGAGAGATGAAACAAGCCATGCGGGGAGAGTTATGA
- a CDS encoding Uma2 family endonuclease, with protein MSVKLLKRLFTVKEYHQMVDAGILNEDDRVELIAGEIIRMSPIGRRHAACVKCLNKLLSQRLGDRALVSVQDPVQLDDYSEPQPDLALLAPRADFYESGHPQPDDILLVIEVADTTVESDRDVKIPNYAQSGICEVWLVNINEQCVEVYLMPAPNGYINVQKFYRGQCLSPQAFPDVNLTVDEILG; from the coding sequence GTGTCAGTTAAACTACTAAAACGCCTATTCACAGTCAAGGAATATCACCAGATGGTTGATGCTGGTATCCTCAATGAGGATGACCGAGTGGAACTCATCGCAGGAGAAATTATTAGGATGTCCCCTATAGGCAGACGCCATGCAGCTTGTGTGAAGTGCTTAAACAAACTATTGTCTCAAAGATTAGGCGATCGCGCCTTGGTAAGCGTGCAAGATCCAGTTCAATTGGATGACTACTCCGAACCCCAGCCTGACTTAGCATTGCTTGCACCACGCGCCGATTTTTACGAATCAGGACATCCCCAGCCAGATGATATTTTGCTAGTAATTGAAGTAGCAGATACCACAGTTGAATCTGACAGAGATGTAAAAATTCCTAACTATGCTCAAAGCGGCATTTGTGAAGTGTGGCTGGTAAATATTAACGAGCAATGCGTTGAAGTTTACCTGATGCCTGCACCCAATGGCTATATAAATGTGCAGAAGTTCTACCGGGGTCAATGTCTTTCCCCTCAAGCGTTCCCTGATGTTAATTTAACTGTAGATGAGATACTGGGATAG
- a CDS encoding pentapeptide repeat-containing protein gives MNRDELLRRYAAGQRDFSGVAFYGSQGGEINLSGVNLSDANLSGAILSHVNLNNANLRNANLRGARLNGYLNDVDLSGADLTDAQISPCHLNKANLKGANLTNADFGANGTGPCDADLSNTDCTNAKLTGDFMGANFKGAKLEGAIFREANLYWYRAKLSRANLSELDLSGKTFAELDLSYTNLSNSNLSVTNFKYVNLTNANLSGANLINADLTKANLSNANLIDANLSGSNLTKVNLTNADLSGTNLNNTNQNGVIWTGAKIDNVSGLTDKSYLVWRIVNQQATGQNLIDADLKGTKLEGANLSGTNLSGTDLSDVILVDANLEQANLSNANLSDSDLSRVNLTQAILNGANLSRANLNQANLSNANFIQANLNQANLINANLSNADLSDANLSQSLLNEANLSGANLSNANLTKAVYLGANLTDAINFPSQEAIATNQLKTPLTEVLDRILDYFLENQPDIASSLQPGLTREQIDEKLTGFSCRIPEEVYQLYQWRNGMQELREGWLGWAAFVDTQNFLPLEKAIAKSRGFATDYGDEGDAHWLFVFGEASDNCGAYVVVLGKEEIAPVRNFDPEYKDYSIQYPSLTHMMLKKAINCSRNLSDAYLKGVNMSGFQLSKVNLNKTNLSGADLSRTDLSRAALSGANLSSANLYRAGLFQANLEGANLTGANFSEADLYDANLSHAIFSNTIMPDGSIRNDS, from the coding sequence ATGAACCGCGATGAACTGCTCAGACGCTACGCAGCAGGGCAAAGAGATTTTTCAGGTGTTGCATTTTATGGTTCTCAGGGTGGGGAAATTAACCTGAGTGGTGTTAATCTAAGCGATGCTAATTTGAGTGGTGCAATTTTAAGCCATGTCAACCTGAACAATGCCAATCTGAGAAATGCCAACCTTAGAGGTGCCAGATTGAACGGCTACCTAAATGATGTTGACCTCAGCGGTGCTGACTTGACAGATGCTCAAATTAGCCCTTGTCACCTGAATAAAGCTAACTTGAAAGGAGCTAACTTAACTAATGCTGACTTTGGTGCTAATGGCACTGGCCCTTGCGATGCTGACCTCAGCAACACCGATTGTACTAATGCTAAACTAACTGGCGACTTCATGGGTGCGAACTTTAAAGGAGCAAAATTAGAGGGCGCAATTTTTCGAGAAGCAAACTTGTATTGGTATCGTGCAAAGTTAAGTCGTGCCAACTTGAGCGAACTCGATTTGAGTGGGAAAACCTTTGCTGAATTAGATTTGAGTTATACCAATTTAAGCAATTCTAACCTCAGTGTTACTAATTTTAAATATGTTAACCTTACAAATGCTAATCTCAGCGGCGCTAACTTGATTAATGCTGATTTAACAAAAGCTAACCTCAGCAATGCAAACTTAATTGATGCCAACTTGAGTGGCAGCAACTTGACAAAGGTTAATTTAACTAATGCTGATTTAAGCGGCACAAATCTCAACAACACCAACCAAAACGGAGTTATCTGGACTGGAGCAAAAATTGATAATGTTAGTGGTTTAACAGACAAATCCTATTTAGTGTGGCGAATTGTCAATCAGCAAGCGACTGGTCAAAATTTGATAGATGCCGACCTTAAAGGAACTAAACTGGAAGGCGCTAACCTCAGCGGTACTAATTTAAGCGGTACTGACCTCAGCGATGTTATCTTAGTTGATGCTAATCTGGAGCAAGCTAACCTCAGTAATGCTAACCTGAGCGATTCCGATTTGAGCCGTGTCAATCTTACTCAAGCTATCCTTAACGGGGCTAACCTGAGTCGGGCCAACCTGAACCAAGCGAACCTGAGTAATGCCAACTTCATACAAGCTAACCTCAATCAAGCTAACCTAATCAATGCTAATCTTAGTAACGCTGATTTGAGCGATGCTAACCTCAGTCAATCGCTGCTCAATGAAGCTAACCTGAGCGGTGCTAATCTGAGTAATGCTAATTTAACCAAGGCTGTCTATTTGGGAGCTAACCTGACAGATGCAATTAATTTTCCATCACAGGAAGCGATCGCAACAAACCAACTCAAAACACCTCTGACAGAAGTATTAGATAGAATTTTAGACTATTTTCTGGAAAATCAACCCGATATTGCTTCATCTTTGCAACCCGGTTTAACCCGCGAACAAATTGATGAAAAACTCACAGGTTTCTCTTGTCGCATACCAGAAGAAGTCTATCAACTATACCAGTGGCGTAATGGGATGCAAGAACTGAGAGAAGGTTGGCTTGGATGGGCAGCTTTCGTCGATACCCAGAATTTTTTACCGCTGGAAAAAGCAATAGCAAAATCTAGAGGGTTTGCTACTGATTATGGCGATGAAGGGGACGCGCACTGGCTTTTCGTTTTTGGTGAGGCGTCTGATAATTGTGGTGCGTATGTGGTTGTTTTGGGAAAAGAAGAAATAGCACCTGTACGCAACTTTGACCCAGAATATAAAGATTACTCAATCCAATACCCCAGTCTCACTCACATGATGCTGAAAAAAGCTATTAACTGTAGTCGTAATCTGAGTGACGCTTATTTAAAAGGTGTAAACATGAGCGGTTTTCAACTAAGTAAAGTCAACCTGAACAAAACCAATTTGTCAGGTGCGGATTTAAGCAGAACCGATCTAAGTAGAGCCGCTCTCAGTGGAGCTAATTTGAGTAGTGCTAACTTGTATCGCGCAGGACTATTTCAAGCCAATTTAGAAGGTGCAAATTTGACTGGCGCTAACTTCAGCGAAGCCGATTTGTATGATGCTAATCTGAGTCATGCCATATTTAGCAACACCATTATGCCAGATGGGAGTATTCGGAATGATAGCTAG
- a CDS encoding HEAT repeat domain-containing protein, which translates to MTEGWHSEAATALKTTPLEQDRQQLCDLAAIDAIPNFLVAAINPEIRVAIAQNPNTTPHLLAHLASDEDEYVREAAAANPNTPVDALEQLAKDRNLDVRTALVKNLNTPSKALEHLSDDIYESIRRAVAKHRNTPGNVRIKLLEVIPQHVQEPPKLAAAADPNTPVSTLEELAKSREMRIISSVAANPSTPIKTVEQLAANEEFYVRCAVGQSCTIVSILEQLSRDSRFPVRESVAKNPNTPVHILERLAKDSEYHVSSDVSRNPKTPALILEQLVERHPTGVAINPNTAEETLRRLANHPNNDPRRGVANNPHTPADVLERLAEDKEGGTRKAVAKNPNTPASALAKLADDETKIGNMETTSITILKFYIQEAVARNPNTPEGVLQKLADRKNLFVCEAIAQNPKTPASILEQLSTESNLSYPCTKFIAPKTVPIERTNNYSRYLLGVRMAIATNLNTPQSVLDLLAEDEDEKVRLAAKKNRLTVRANLAKNPNTPVNDLEKFLQDENQDVRLAVTQHPQGLPLFLTTCANYSANFTRLVALFHSQIPVSILEETAASPSWWERYAIAHNSSTPAEILQQLAQDRNQIVQVTASAKLPT; encoded by the coding sequence ATGACTGAAGGTTGGCATTCTGAAGCGGCTACAGCCCTAAAAACCACCCCACTAGAACAAGATCGGCAGCAGTTGTGTGACTTAGCTGCCATTGATGCTATTCCTAATTTTCTCGTAGCAGCAATTAACCCAGAAATTCGGGTAGCGATCGCCCAAAACCCCAACACAACCCCTCACCTACTAGCACACTTGGCAAGCGATGAAGATGAGTACGTTCGTGAAGCCGCAGCCGCTAATCCTAACACTCCCGTCGATGCACTAGAACAGCTGGCAAAAGATAGAAATCTGGATGTTCGCACGGCTTTAGTTAAAAATCTCAATACTCCTAGCAAAGCACTAGAACATTTATCGGATGATATTTATGAAAGCATCCGTCGAGCCGTTGCCAAACATCGCAATACACCCGGAAATGTGCGGATAAAGCTGTTAGAAGTCATCCCGCAGCACGTTCAAGAACCTCCCAAGTTAGCGGCTGCGGCAGACCCCAACACGCCTGTAAGTACCTTGGAAGAGTTAGCCAAGAGTCGAGAGATGCGTATCATTAGTAGCGTTGCTGCCAATCCTAGCACCCCTATCAAAACGGTTGAGCAATTAGCAGCAAATGAGGAGTTTTATGTACGTTGCGCTGTAGGTCAAAGTTGCACAATTGTGAGTATTTTGGAACAACTTTCTAGAGACTCTAGGTTTCCTGTCCGCGAATCTGTTGCCAAAAACCCCAATACACCCGTCCATATTTTAGAACGTTTGGCTAAAGATTCTGAATATCACGTCAGTAGCGATGTTAGCCGTAACCCCAAAACACCTGCACTCATTTTGGAGCAGTTAGTAGAACGTCATCCCACTGGTGTAGCAATAAATCCAAATACGGCTGAGGAAACGCTTCGTCGTCTAGCTAACCATCCAAACAACGACCCCCGCAGAGGTGTTGCTAACAATCCCCACACGCCTGCTGACGTGCTAGAGAGGTTGGCAGAAGATAAAGAAGGGGGGACTCGCAAAGCTGTTGCGAAGAATCCTAATACACCAGCAAGTGCGCTGGCAAAACTGGCTGATGATGAAACCAAAATCGGTAATATGGAGACGACCTCCATCACGATTTTAAAATTCTACATACAAGAAGCTGTTGCTCGTAACCCCAACACGCCTGAAGGTGTTTTGCAAAAGTTGGCAGATAGGAAAAATCTGTTTGTCTGTGAAGCGATCGCCCAAAATCCTAAAACTCCTGCAAGCATCTTAGAGCAGTTATCAACAGAGAGTAACCTATCATATCCCTGCACGAAGTTCATCGCACCTAAGACTGTTCCAATCGAACGAACTAACAATTACTCGCGCTACTTATTGGGGGTGCGTATGGCGATCGCTACAAATCTAAATACCCCACAAAGCGTTTTAGATCTGTTGGCAGAAGATGAGGATGAAAAAGTTCGTCTTGCTGCTAAAAAAAACCGCCTTACCGTCCGTGCTAACCTCGCTAAAAACCCAAATACACCTGTCAATGATTTAGAGAAATTTTTGCAGGATGAAAACCAAGATGTGCGTCTAGCAGTTACTCAGCATCCCCAAGGTTTGCCATTATTTCTGACAACTTGTGCAAACTATTCTGCTAACTTTACCCGCTTGGTTGCTCTCTTTCATTCGCAAATTCCTGTTAGTATACTGGAGGAAACCGCTGCTTCGCCATCTTGGTGGGAACGTTACGCGATCGCTCACAACTCTAGTACGCCTGCTGAGATACTTCAACAATTAGCGCAAGACAGGAACCAGATCGTGCAAGTTACTGCCAGCGCAAAACTCCCAACCTAA
- a CDS encoding AarF/ABC1/UbiB kinase family protein, with amino-acid sequence MFSLTQTTSRQRDIIEVVLRNGWDYMRVLLTGGKADEPKLPTPAVLRNILVDLGPVYIKLGQLMSTRPDLLPADYIEVLSTLQAEVPPVPWSEVEIVIRQQLRLPLEETFAKINFQPVAAGSIAQTHRATLADGREVALKIQRPGIDAIVAQDISLLKTLAELVARTDFGQTFDIVSIADEFSNALQAELDFTQEAGYTDQLRRNLSKSRWFDPKQLVVPEIYWEFTTEKLLVMEWLHGVPLLSADLVTKNGKDPRTQRREITTLLLRAFFQQLYIDGFFHADPHPGNLFYLDDGRVALIDCGLVGRLDPRTQQILTEMLLAIVDLDAQRCTQLTLQLSDSSGAVNLVRLENDYARMLRKYFNLSLSQMNFSKIFYEVLQTARNNKIRMPSNLGLYAKTLANLEGTGRIFDPELNLIEEIKPLMTDLFRRQLLGEDPLQALLRTALDIKSLSLQSPRLTELLLDRVTSETLKWNLTIKEIDPLRRSLDDSANRLSFSIVVGCLIIGAAIISSSAQTNQLSLISNVLFASASFLGLWLVITILRSGRLRR; translated from the coding sequence ATGTTTAGCTTAACCCAAACCACTTCTAGACAGAGAGACATAATCGAAGTAGTATTACGCAACGGTTGGGACTATATGCGAGTGCTGCTGACGGGCGGCAAAGCTGACGAACCAAAATTGCCTACTCCTGCCGTTTTGCGTAATATTTTGGTGGATTTAGGCCCCGTTTATATTAAACTTGGGCAGTTGATGAGTACCCGCCCCGACCTACTGCCAGCCGACTACATTGAAGTCCTTTCTACTCTACAAGCAGAAGTCCCGCCCGTTCCCTGGTCAGAGGTAGAAATCGTCATTAGGCAACAACTGCGACTACCCCTAGAAGAAACCTTCGCCAAAATTAATTTTCAACCAGTTGCAGCAGGTTCCATCGCACAGACCCATAGAGCAACCTTAGCTGATGGTCGTGAAGTCGCGCTGAAAATTCAGCGTCCTGGGATTGATGCTATTGTTGCCCAAGATATCTCGCTGCTAAAAACTTTGGCGGAATTAGTAGCGAGGACAGATTTTGGACAAACCTTCGATATTGTCTCCATAGCTGACGAATTTAGTAACGCGCTGCAAGCAGAACTTGATTTCACCCAAGAAGCAGGTTACACCGACCAGTTGCGGCGCAATCTTTCCAAAAGCCGCTGGTTCGATCCGAAGCAGTTGGTAGTACCAGAAATTTACTGGGAGTTTACGACAGAAAAGTTACTGGTGATGGAGTGGCTGCACGGCGTACCGCTACTATCGGCAGATTTAGTCACAAAAAACGGTAAAGATCCCAGGACGCAAAGGCGAGAAATTACAACTCTTTTATTACGCGCTTTCTTTCAGCAATTGTACATTGATGGATTTTTCCATGCTGACCCGCATCCGGGGAATTTGTTTTATCTAGACGATGGTCGCGTGGCGCTGATTGACTGCGGTTTGGTGGGGCGACTCGACCCGCGCACGCAGCAAATTTTGACTGAGATGCTGTTAGCAATTGTCGATTTAGATGCCCAGAGGTGTACTCAGCTAACTTTGCAGTTGTCTGATTCATCGGGTGCGGTGAATTTAGTTCGTTTGGAAAATGATTATGCGCGGATGCTGAGAAAGTATTTTAATCTCAGCTTGTCGCAGATGAATTTTTCTAAGATATTTTATGAGGTGCTGCAAACTGCTAGGAATAATAAAATCAGGATGCCTAGCAATTTGGGTTTGTATGCGAAGACTTTAGCTAATTTGGAGGGAACGGGTAGGATTTTTGACCCGGAACTTAATCTGATTGAGGAAATCAAGCCTTTGATGACAGATTTGTTCCGGCGTCAGCTACTTGGAGAAGATCCGTTGCAAGCTCTTTTAAGAACGGCGCTGGATATTAAAAGTTTGTCGCTGCAATCTCCTCGGTTGACGGAGTTGTTGTTAGATAGGGTGACTTCGGAGACGTTAAAATGGAATTTGACTATTAAGGAAATTGACCCTTTGCGCCGCAGTTTGGATGATTCGGCTAATAGGCTTTCGTTTAGTATTGTGGTGGGTTGTTTGATTATTGGTGCGGCGATTATTTCTAGTAGCGCTCAAACGAATCAGTTGTCTTTGATTAGTAATGTTTTGTTTGCATCTGCTAGTTTTTTGGGGTTGTGGTTGGTGATTACTATTTTGAGATCGGGGAGATTGAGGAGATAA
- a CDS encoding mannose-1-phosphate guanylyltransferase has translation MHFIPVILAGGKGERFWPLSRKQRPKQFLCLDGSGRSLLQATADRLTEPSSGGKYDDLWVVTSSLLAQGVQEQLPSLPVENLLVEPEGRDTAPAVAWATLEIAKRYGENTVICFFPADHWIGDQEAFKDTISAATQLAASQKAIVTLGITPSYASTGYGYIEQGESIGSFNGLPAYRVSRFTEKPNRETAENFLATGRFSWNSGMFFFQAGVVLEELHAHAPEIIVPLEEKGAAAYSELAKKSIDYALMEKTQLAYVLPASFSWDDLGDWNAIERLLKGDKPNVELAKHVGLDTKGAILYSSSEDEVIVTIGLEDVVIVRDRNVTLIVNKERTQEIKQVLKTLQDDPNLQNLL, from the coding sequence ATGCACTTTATACCCGTTATTCTCGCAGGTGGCAAAGGGGAACGGTTTTGGCCTCTCAGCCGCAAACAGCGCCCCAAGCAGTTTTTATGTTTGGATGGTAGCGGCAGGAGTCTCTTGCAGGCAACGGCTGACCGACTTACGGAACCCTCGTCTGGTGGTAAGTATGACGATCTTTGGGTGGTAACGTCGAGCCTGTTGGCGCAAGGGGTGCAAGAACAGCTACCTTCTTTGCCCGTAGAGAATTTACTGGTGGAACCGGAAGGACGCGATACTGCACCGGCTGTTGCTTGGGCTACTCTAGAAATTGCCAAGCGCTATGGCGAGAATACTGTTATTTGCTTCTTCCCTGCGGATCACTGGATTGGCGACCAAGAAGCTTTTAAAGATACTATTTCTGCGGCTACTCAGTTGGCTGCATCCCAGAAGGCTATTGTGACTCTGGGGATTACTCCAAGTTATGCTTCGACTGGCTACGGCTATATTGAACAAGGTGAATCTATTGGCAGTTTTAATGGACTCCCAGCTTATCGGGTGAGTCGGTTTACTGAAAAACCAAACCGAGAAACTGCGGAAAATTTTTTGGCAACTGGCCGTTTTAGCTGGAATAGCGGGATGTTTTTCTTCCAGGCTGGGGTTGTTTTAGAGGAACTGCACGCCCACGCGCCAGAGATTATTGTGCCTTTGGAAGAAAAAGGTGCGGCGGCTTATTCAGAGCTAGCCAAGAAGAGTATTGACTATGCGTTGATGGAGAAGACGCAACTAGCGTATGTATTGCCAGCGTCGTTTAGTTGGGATGATTTGGGGGATTGGAATGCGATTGAGCGTTTGCTGAAGGGAGATAAGCCGAATGTGGAGTTAGCCAAGCATGTGGGTTTAGATACAAAGGGGGCGATTCTTTACTCCAGCAGTGAGGATGAAGTGATTGTGACGATTGGGTTGGAGGATGTAGTGATAGTGCGCGATCGCAACGTTACCCTAATTGTCAACAAAGAACGCACCCAAGAAATTAAGCAGGTACTTAAAACCCTGCAAGATGACCCCAACCTGCAAAATCTGCTGTAA
- a CDS encoding LCP family protein codes for MEENVEQSATSRDVARKVSTAELSNDLGNSSDGEGVIEDPSTIPIPPPPSVAASSHKRSHLTGKFFWTAAFVVTALVSAGVGASLALLTPLASFVAPRQAQGQNDDLWRHGFQYRLARPVNILVMGIDRVPDVADNSREIFSGRSDTMLLLRLDPTSQQDEKQTDKTKKGLVKMLSIPRDTRVEYPGLTIAKINQANVDGGATMAARVVSNTLNNVPIDRYVRVSTGAFRELVDLVGGLEVYVPHPMHYVDETQHLKIDLEQGWQTLNGDQAEQFARFRNDQNGDIGRVQRQQGLLKSLRQRLQNPTVLARLPQIVQVMWKYVDTNLSLEETLALANFGLGLEHDDVRMVMLPGRFSEVNEYAASYWIMDPVAKDRVMGEFFQTSAVAKSVPENKAPNLVRIAIQNASGQPNQGHNVAEYLEEKGFKNVYVAADWPDLQRQTQIIVQQGDFNAANVLKKVLGLGKVEPDSTGDLESDLTIRVGKDWIGKQF; via the coding sequence GTGGAAGAAAACGTCGAACAATCTGCAACGAGTAGAGATGTTGCACGCAAAGTCTCTACAGCCGAATTATCTAACGATCTTGGCAATTCCTCAGATGGCGAGGGGGTTATTGAAGATCCCTCCACTATTCCTATCCCGCCACCCCCTAGCGTGGCGGCATCATCGCACAAACGCTCGCACCTCACCGGGAAGTTTTTCTGGACTGCTGCGTTTGTTGTCACGGCGCTGGTTTCTGCGGGTGTGGGAGCATCGCTAGCGCTGCTTACCCCACTAGCATCCTTCGTTGCCCCCCGCCAAGCACAAGGGCAAAACGATGATTTGTGGCGTCATGGCTTTCAGTACCGTCTGGCACGGCCTGTGAATATCCTAGTTATGGGCATTGACCGCGTGCCGGATGTCGCTGATAATTCGCGAGAAATTTTCTCCGGTCGCAGCGATACTATGCTGCTGTTGCGACTAGACCCGACTTCCCAGCAAGACGAGAAACAGACTGATAAAACCAAGAAAGGGTTGGTGAAAATGCTTTCGATTCCACGCGATACCCGCGTGGAATATCCGGGGCTGACTATAGCTAAAATCAACCAGGCGAATGTCGATGGTGGTGCAACTATGGCGGCACGGGTGGTCAGCAACACGCTGAATAATGTGCCGATTGACAGGTATGTGCGCGTCAGCACTGGGGCTTTTCGGGAACTGGTGGACTTGGTGGGCGGGCTGGAAGTATATGTTCCCCATCCGATGCATTATGTGGACGAAACCCAGCATCTAAAAATTGACCTAGAACAAGGTTGGCAAACGCTAAATGGAGACCAGGCGGAGCAGTTTGCTCGGTTCCGTAATGACCAGAATGGCGATATCGGTCGGGTGCAGCGGCAGCAAGGACTGCTCAAGTCTTTGCGGCAGCGTCTCCAGAACCCAACTGTGCTTGCTCGTTTGCCCCAGATTGTGCAGGTGATGTGGAAATATGTTGACACAAACCTCAGCTTGGAAGAAACGCTGGCGCTGGCAAATTTTGGCCTTGGCCTGGAACACGATGACGTGAGAATGGTGATGTTGCCCGGTCGATTCAGCGAAGTCAACGAGTACGCGGCTAGTTATTGGATTATGGACCCGGTGGCGAAAGACCGCGTGATGGGCGAATTTTTCCAAACATCGGCAGTTGCCAAGTCAGTTCCTGAAAATAAGGCACCGAATCTTGTGCGAATTGCCATTCAAAACGCCTCTGGTCAGCCGAACCAGGGCCACAATGTTGCGGAGTATCTGGAAGAAAAGGGTTTTAAGAATGTATATGTGGCGGCGGATTGGCCAGACTTGCAGCGCCAAACTCAAATTATTGTGCAGCAAGGCGATTTTAATGCAGCAAATGTTCTTAAAAAAGTTTTGGGTTTGGGCAAGGTTGAGCCGGATTCGACTGGCGATCTTGAATCTGACCTGACTATTCGGGTGGGCAAAGATTGGATTGGTAAGCAGTTTTGA
- a CDS encoding GDSL-type esterase/lipase family protein: MQTLAAPTFQALHQANPHPLKLVVLGDSIVYGFGDPEGGGWVERLRRRWMSPDSPGHVLYNLGVRGDGVRQVSQRLENEFRHRGELRNRVPDAIILSVGVNDSARLRRPNGNNFTEFDVYKGELANLLEQASRLCPVLFVGMVPVNETKMPFLDCFYYSHADQYRYKEATRLACQKKQIPYLDIFELWQQRGENWCRQHVCEDGLHPNVAGYQTLLQDVLNWEPIAQLSAGKLAYLA; the protein is encoded by the coding sequence ATGCAAACACTTGCTGCACCTACTTTCCAGGCGTTACATCAAGCGAATCCCCATCCCCTCAAGCTCGTTGTACTGGGAGATAGCATCGTCTATGGATTCGGCGATCCTGAAGGCGGCGGCTGGGTTGAGCGGCTGCGACGCCGTTGGATGTCGCCAGACAGCCCCGGCCATGTTTTATATAATTTAGGCGTCCGGGGCGATGGCGTGAGGCAAGTGTCGCAACGATTAGAAAATGAATTTCGCCATCGCGGCGAACTCAGAAATCGCGTCCCGGATGCCATCATTCTGTCCGTAGGCGTTAACGATTCCGCACGCCTGCGCCGTCCCAACGGCAATAATTTTACTGAGTTTGACGTATATAAAGGAGAACTTGCCAACCTACTAGAGCAAGCTTCTAGGCTTTGTCCCGTCCTATTTGTGGGGATGGTTCCGGTTAATGAAACGAAAATGCCATTCCTAGATTGTTTTTACTACAGCCACGCCGACCAATACCGCTACAAAGAAGCCACGCGCCTAGCTTGTCAGAAAAAGCAAATTCCTTACTTAGATATTTTTGAACTATGGCAGCAACGCGGGGAAAATTGGTGTCGTCAGCACGTTTGTGAAGACGGACTGCATCCCAACGTAGCCGGATATCAAACCTTATTGCAGGATGTCCTCAACTGGGAGCCAATAGCCCAATTATCTGCTGGCAAGTTAGCTTATCTCGCGTAG
- a CDS encoding RNA-binding protein, with product MSIYVGNLSYQVTQEDLNGVFAEYGTVKRVQLPTDRETGRMRGFGFVEMSTDAEETAAIEALDGAEWMGRDLKVNKAKPREDRGSSFGGGGGGGGGGRRNDRFSDRY from the coding sequence ATGTCAATTTATGTAGGCAATCTTTCCTACCAAGTTACGCAAGAAGACCTCAATGGTGTTTTTGCAGAATACGGCACCGTCAAGCGGGTTCAGCTACCCACTGACCGCGAAACTGGTCGCATGCGCGGCTTTGGTTTTGTGGAAATGAGTACAGATGCTGAAGAAACCGCAGCCATTGAAGCCCTTGATGGCGCTGAATGGATGGGTCGCGATTTAAAAGTTAACAAAGCGAAGCCCCGCGAAGACAGAGGTTCATCCTTTGGTGGCGGCGGCGGTGGCGGTGGCGGTGGTCGGAGAAACGATAGATTCTCTGACCGCTACTAA